A single region of the Drosophila miranda strain MSH22 chromosome 2, D.miranda_PacBio2.1, whole genome shotgun sequence genome encodes:
- the LOC108154391 gene encoding solute carrier family 22 member 3 — protein sequence MPKPGSPNSGWKPKVRRLSPTPQVLGQYSHIFTCTDPEANEQATPPPTGNPSADVIGHLLGDFGLWQLRTLLILFLCKIPAAWFMASILFTAPDIYPEEEYSCDTSSFDAVANSSVSLDHCHVMVHYGDSGYASMHRCHQFHYSPLSFHSLIVEFDLACLSDIFVAWSQYWHLFGFFMGGVVATKLLPVLSPRQIYVTGIWSLLGCGLITCLVNDFSLHCALRCLAAIACSFMVTSGEVIFSDITAGKHRLAALLLYDSFWALGLILLPGMASFAHSWRHIYLEITLPLLVIIFLLPWTPDSPRWLLQHTKDSQLAVDGTVELVLEAARINGHWFNVPKDLPQQLTLLREKMLAQPSPVCWLDLWRGHRRATIHLVAVHMALAAFLVVHVGLLLNIRSFGREHLLLNTMALGLAEILGCFLAMYVTFHHCPRKWQWAGGLCIFGGGIGCLCWFLNGEDVPEVYEIPLLLFFSTLPKAAVSCGQSMILACMEELVPPEHRTQFAFSALTWARVWQLSASLLLLLREVGTSLSLTAFCVLVILGGLCTCCLATPQQAQELEGVSVHKKIKYRAGYGCHNIIL from the exons ATGCCGAAGCCTGGTAGCCCCAACAGTGGCTGGAAGCCGAAGGTCCGACGCCTCTCGCCCACGCCCCAAGTCCTGGGCCAATACTCTCACATCTTCACCTGCACCGATCCGGAGGCCAATGAGCAGGCTACTCCACCACCGACTGGGAATCCATCCGCAGACGTTATTGGGCACTTGCTGGGAGACTTTGGGCTTTGGCAACTGCGCACGCTGCTCATCCTGTTCCTCTGCAAGATACCCGCCGCTTGGTTCATGGCCAGCATCCTGTTCACGGCCCCCGACATCTATCCGGAGGAGGAGTACAGCTGCGACACGAGCTCCTTCGATGCCGTGGCCAACAGCTCTGTCTCCCTGGACCATTGCCACGTGATGGTCCACTACGGAGACTCCGGGTATGCCAGCATGCACCGCTGCCACCAATTCCACTACAGCCCTCTGAGCTTCCACTCCCTCATCGTTGAGTTCGATTTGGCCTGCCTGAGCGACATCTTTGTGGCCTGGTCGCAGTACTGGCATCTCTTTGGCTTCTTCATGGGTGGCGTGGTGGCCACCAAACTGCTGCCGGTCCTGAGTCCACGCCAGATCTACGTGACGGGCATCTGGTCGCTGCTCGGATGTGGCCTGATCACGTGCCTGGTCAATGATTTCAGTCTGCACTGCGCCCTGCGCTGTCTGGCGGCTATCGCCTGCTCCTTCATGGTCACCTCGGGAGAGGTTATAT TCAGCGACATAACAGCGGGCAAGCATCGTTTGGCCGCACTGCTCCTCTACGATTCCTTCTGGGCCCTGGGGCTGATCCTCCTGCCCGGGATGGCCTCATTTGCGCACAGCTGGCGGCATATTTACTTGGAGATTACCCTGCCCCTGCTGGTGATTATCTTCCTGCTGCCCTGGACCCCCGATTCCCCGCGTTGGCTGCTCCAGCACACAAAGGATTCCCAGTTAGCCGTCGATGGGACTGTGGAGCTGGTTCTCGAGGCAGCCCGCATCAATGGTCACTGGTTCAACGTCCCCAAGGACCTGCCCCAACAGTTGACACTCCTCAGGGAGAAGATGCTGGCGCAGCCTTCGCCAGTCTGCTGGCTGGACCTCTGGCGAGGGCACAGACGAGCAACAATCCACCTGGTGGCTGTGCACATGGCTCTGGCTGCATTTCTCGTGGTTCATGTGGGTCTGCTGCTCAACATTCGATCCTTTGGCCGGGAGCACCTGCTACTAAACACTATGGCCCTGGGTTTGGCGGAGATTTTGGGCTGCTTTTTGGCCATGTACGTGACCTTCCATCACTGCCCCCGCAAGTGGCAATGGGCTGGAGGTCTCTGCATCTTCGGAGGTGGTATTGGGTGCCTCTGCTGGTTCCTGAATGGTGAGGATGTGCCCGAGGTGTACGAGATcccattgttgttgttcttcAGCACCCTGCCCAAGGCAGCCGTCTCCTGTGGCCAGTCCATGATCCTGGCCTGCATGGAAGAGCTGGTGCCGCCAGAGCACCGAACGCAGTTTGCCTTCTCGGCTCTCACCTGGGCCAGGGTGTGGCAGCTCTCCGCCTCCCTTCTCCTCCTGCTGAGGGAGGTCGGCACAAGCCTCTCCTTGACCGCCTTTTGCGTGCTGGTCATCCTGGGTGGCCTTTGCACCTGTTGCCTGGCCACGCCGCAACAGGCACAAGAACTGGAGGGGGTTTCAGTGCACAAGAAGATAAAATACCGTGCTGGATACGGTTGCCATAATATTATTCTATAA
- the LOC108157779 gene encoding uncharacterized protein LOC108157779, with protein sequence MKSKKSAFANTSTGYGRHKHSGHGKGHGHGQGQSGKDKAEGGGKGKSREVKDQHEVKEEQDKDLNSGFGDYLRTPEAFEMMKLFVFANTIMLIVTMAWPHIKEQFYMINHWLETFREDHRM encoded by the exons ATGAAATCAAAGAAATCTGCCTTTGCCAACACTTCGACGGGCTACGGCAGGCACAAGCACAGCGGACACGGCAAGGGTCACGGACACGGCCAGGGACAGTCCGGCAAGGATAAGGCCGAGGGCGGCGGCAAAGGCAAGTCCCGAGAGGTCAAGGATCAGCATGAGGTGAAAGAGGAGCAGGACAAGGATTTGAATTCCGGGTTCGGCGACTATCTACGCACACCGGAGG CATTTGAAATGATGAAACTGTTTGTTTTTGCCAATACGATTATGTTGATTGTCACCATGGCCTGGCCCCACATCAAAGAGCAGTTCTACATGATTAACCATTGGCTGGAGACCTTCCGCGAGGACCATCGCATGTAG
- the LOC108157781 gene encoding uncharacterized protein LOC108157781 → MVGPFVQGMLLIGIIYWYSKGMMSMINDYYRSEFNRKLQANAAPKPKAEVPINVDNFMDYVRELETPNETRADQMIAAGSPPALGTEYSQILLRFLQITGTLPAYDVCLNSSIS, encoded by the coding sequence ATGGTTGGACCCTTTGTGCAGGGTATGCTATTGATTGGCATCATCTATTGGTACTCCAAGGGCATGATGTCCATGATCAACGACTACTATCGCAGCGAATTTAACCGCAAACTGCAAGCGAATGCCGCCCCGAAGCCAAAGGCAGAAGTCCCCATCAATGTGGACAACTTTATGGATTATGTAAGGGAACTGGAGACTCCCAATGAGACGAGAGCCGATCAGATGATAGCCGCTGGTTCCCCTCCAGCACTCGGCACAGAATACTCGCAAATACTGCTGCGCTTCCTTCAGATCACTGGGACTCTGCCAGCCTACGATGTTTGTCTAAATAGTTCCATAAGTTAG
- the LOC108156762 gene encoding rho GTPase-activating protein 92B, with product MKRQFAKIKIAAENLSRSTKADCKDSELEIIEKQVDRYRDTIEKIVRKLPALSSSGGSSSSNGQVSTEEQDKRTKKNSHYKIAQALDESAKELPKDMPLQKVLANCGELEKTIAECIIESELETETKVVRRLKNILDKELQEISTLKRNVSRTLQEYTSLKRSHEAAIRLDEPAAKVNHIKSQQEECALKLEKERDAWAAQMLELIAKEDEIVNCIRDYVLNQRNYHERALQHVNASLARIQDTIQATEKSRFGTSLKEHLTSTHREISYIVELCCCCLLENGLEEEGLLRVGCASTKLRRMKHALEAQHVKTPLPLDYQDPHVIGSILKLYLRELPEPLLTYNLYKDFIRIAERHSENERKTEIKAILGKLPKENYANLRYLTRFLALVQQRSVHNKMSSQNLAIVMSPNMLWPRIDKSSNAQADYIGQVNSSSAANIIVELLISQWDYFFTGDVEFYVTLQRQKLFVEGKSKSNSSNENLDKHDNEVMESPRYGTLRRQKPNAPSPPSTNGSSTIMTTSQTPQRPHAKELFPQQTPQTQQEKPAKPPLPNLPQFQVPPAAVTLPTNTQLEALPPPPVTPAKPVPMTRTQFFGLDNLPSPTADRKSTDSIGSFKLKPDLPQKPLLPKRPAVLGVGPAAARNDGRSDDEGATTPTQASIDNFNGSVRYKTEHFLEKLKQENCDTNGTKEEAPPTGKENHNHNHEQNSTAVEPQKQQQQQQQQNLQVQPPEKKQPQDKATTPISPNSFQTPKRPTVPAPPPPTNRKPSE from the exons ATGAAGAGGCAATTCGCGAAGATTAAAATTGCGGCTGAAAATTTATCAAG ATCAACAAAAGCAGACTGCAAAGATTCCGAGCTAGAGATCATCGAGAAGCAGGTGGACCGGTATCGTGATACCATCGAGAAGATTGTGCGTAAATTGCCAGCACTGAGCAGCAGTGgggggagcagcagcagcaatggcCAGGTATCCACCGAGGAGCAGGACAAGCGGACCAAGAAGAACAGTCACTACAAGATTGCCCAGGCCCTGGATGAGTCTGCCAAAGAGTTGCCCAAGGATATGCCCCTGCAGAAGGTCTTGGCCAATTGTG GGGAGCTGGAGAAGACAATCGCAGAGTGCATCATCGAGAGCGAACTGGAGACGGAGACCAAGGTGGTGAGGCGTTTAAAAAACATCTTGGATAAGGAACTACAAGAGATCTCAACGTTGAAGCGTAATGTCTCGCGAACATTACAGGAATACACCTCACTGAAGCGCAGCCATGAG GCGGCCATACGTCTGGACGAGCCGGCGGCAAAGGTGAACCACAtcaagagccagcaggagGAGTGCGCGCTGAAGCTGGAGAAGGAGCGCGATGCATGGGCCGCGCAGATGCTGGAGCTGATTGCCAAAGAGGATGAGATTGTCAACTGCATACGGGACTATGTGCTCAACCAAAGAAACTATCACGAGCGGGCGTTGCAGCATGTGAATGCCTCGCTGGCCCGCATCCAGGACACCATTCAGGCGACGGAGAAGTCGCGCTTTGGCACCTCCCTTAAGGAGCATCTGACGTCGACGCATCGTGAGATTTCCTATATCGTGgagctctgctgctgctgtctgctcGAGAACGGGCTGGAGGAGGAGGGTCTGCTCCGTGTGGGCTGTGCCAGCACCAAGCTCAGACGGATGAAGCACGCTCTGGAGGCGCAGCATGTGAAGACACCGCTGCCGCTGGACTACCAGGATCCCCATGTCATTGGCTCCATACTCAAGCTCTATTTGCGCGAGCTGCCCGAGCCGCTGCTCACCTATAACCTGTACAAGGACTTTATACGGATCGCAGAGCGTCACAGCGAGAACGAGCGGAAGACAGAGATAAAGGCTATACTGGGGAAGCTGCCCAAGGAGAACTATGCGAATCTGCGCTACCTCACACGCTTCCTGGCCCTCGTGCAGCAGCGTTCGGTGCACAATAAGATGAGCTCACAGAACCTGGCGATAGTCATGTCGCCAAACATGCTGTGGCCCCGCATCGATAAGAGCAGCAATGCCCAGGCCGACTACATTGGGCAGGTGAACAGCTCCTCGGCGGCCAACATAATTGTGGAGCTGCTGATCAGCCAGTGGGATTACTTCTTCACCGGCGACGTTGAGTTCTACGTGACGCTGCAGAGGCAGAAGCTCTTTGTCGAGGGCAAGAGCAAATCGAATTCCTCCAACGAGAACCTAGACAAACATGACAATG AAGTCATGGAGAGTCCACGATATGGCACTTTGCGCCGCCAGAAACCGAATGCTCCTTCGCCTCCCAGCACGAATGGGAGCAGCACGATCATGACAACATCACAGACGCCCCAACGGCCGCATGCCAAGGAGCTGTTCCCGCAACAAACACCGCAAACGCAGCAGGAGAAGCCTGCCAAGCCGCCGCTGCCCAATTTGCCGCAATTTCAAGTACCACCAGCCGCCGTGACCCTGCCAACCAACACACAGCTGGAGGCACTGCCGCCACCGCCTGTGACGCCCGCCAAGCCTGTGCCCATGACGCGAACACAGTTCTTTGGCCTGGACAACTTGCCCTCGCCCACAGCGGATCGCAAGAGTACGGACAGTATCGGAAGCTTCAAGCTGAAGCCAGATTTGCCCCAGAAGCCGCTGCTGCCCAAGCGGCCGGCAGTGCTGGGAGTGggaccagcagcagctagGAACGATGGCAGGAGCGACGATGAGGGAGCCACCACGCCCACGCAGGCATCAATTGATAATTTCAATGGCAGCGTACGCTATAAAACGGAGCATTTTCTTGAGAAACTAAAGCAGGAGAATTGTGATACGAATGGAACGAAGGAGGAGGCTCCACCTACGGGCAAAGAGAACCATAACCATAACCATGAACAGAACTCGACTGCAGTCGAGCcacagaaacagcagcagcaacagcaacagcagaactTGCAGGTACAGCCTCCGGAAAAAAAGCAGCCCCAGGACAAGGCAACGACACCCATTTCGCCCAACTCATTTCAAACGCCGAAAAGGCCAACGGTGCCAGCGccgccgcctcccacaaatcGCAAGCCATCGGAATAG
- the LOC108155154 gene encoding uncharacterized protein LOC108155154, producing MTNGVYTDSGEHESSASGKMHSAQAPKNGHNDAEAEQYLEHLLKDGSQEGDSGSELELPPWFDEQLFKRAQGYYSTYRFVMNAGMLAGLISVLAVPSILRVLACTRQSSTAFTAYRRYVRTIFHTQSWYNNSVADRKSKFWTSIAAVRQAHARSSHACARRGAGQITQKDLALTQFGFIGFITLGAHRIQLYDNDFLEATTHMWRVLGYLLGIKDEYNICGRNWAESKTRLDIVMRKVYEPALEHTTEEFYRMTEALIQGLWHVNTMLSVGANIFFTKRLACVKGYEYYSFDHRVGEKRDPQQRLYYYDLKLWDRLIVSYGLFIVTFLHKYAIVRWYLNFRVWLVDLLTYYLPYIAIWKFGVKSAYVRIFRKGASLYSMCGGSSTCGGSSTCGGSSTCGIFSTCVSTISAE from the exons ATGACGAATGGCGTATACACGGACAGCGGCGAGCATGAATCGT CGGCCAGTGGGAAAATGCATTCAGCGCAGGCCCCCAAAAATGGGCATAATGATGCCGAGGCGGAGCAGTATCTGGAGCACCTGCTGAAGGACGGCAGCCAGGAGGGTGATAGCGGGTCTGAGTTGGAGCTTCCGCCATGGTTCGATGAGCAGCTGTTCAAGCG CGCTCAAGGGTACTATAGCACATATCGCTTCGTGATGAATGCGGGGATGCTGGCCGGGCTGATTTCCGTTCTAGCCGTGCCCTCGATTCTCCGAGTACTTGCCTGCACGCGACAATCATCAACTGCATTCACAGCTTATCGAAGATACGTGCGCACTATTTTCCATACCCAATCCTGGTACAATAATTCCGTGGCGGACAGAAAGAGCAAGTTCTGGACCAGCATCGCGGCTGTTAGACAGGCCCATGCCCGCTCTAGTCATGCGTGTGCCAGGCGTGGAGCCGGGCAGATCACGCAGAAGGACCTGGCCCTGACCCAGTTTGGATTCATTGGCTTCATAACCCTTGGAGCTCATCGCATACAGCTGTACGATAATGATTTCCTAGAGGCCACCACCCATATGTGGAGAGTTCTGGGCTATTTACTGGGCATCAAGGATGAGTACAACATCTGCGGTCGGAACTGGGCCGAGTCCAAGACCCGCCTGGACATAGTGATGCGAAAAGTTTACGAGCCAGCGCTGGAGCACACAACTGAGGAGTTTTATCGCATGACAGAGGCCCTTATCCAGGGACTGTGGCACGTCAACACAATGCTCTCAGTTGGGGCTAATATCTTCTTCACCAAGCGACTGGCCTGCGTAAAGGGCTACGAGTACTACAGTTTCGACCATCGGGTCGGGGAGAAGCGGGATCCCCAGCAGAGATTGTACTACTACGATTTAAAGCTGTGGGATCGGCTGATCGTCAGCTACGGGCTGTTTATTGTCACCTTTCTGCACAAGTATGCCATTGTGCGGTGGTATTTGAACTTTCGCGTATGGCTGGTGGATCTGCTCACGTACTATTTGCCCTACATTGCCATTTGGAAGTTTGGCGTCAAGTCCGCCTACGTGCGAATCTTTCGAAAGGGAG CTTCTCTTTACTCAATGTGCGGCGGCTCCTCAACGTGCGGTGGCTCCTCAACCTGCGGCGGCTCTTCAACTTGCGGCATCTTCTCAACGTGCGTGTCAACGATTTCCGCTGAATAG
- the LOC108155153 gene encoding probable histone-binding protein Caf1 — MVDRSDNAAESFDDAVEERVINEEYKIWKKNTPFLYDLVMTHALEWPSLTAQWLPDVTKQDGKDYSVHRLILGTHTSDEQNHLLIASVQLPSEDAQFDGSHYENEKGEFGGFGSVCGKIEIEIKINHEGEVNRARYMPQNACVIATKTPSSDVLVFDYTKHPSKPEPSGECQPDLRLRGHQKEGYGLSWNPNLNGYLLSASDDHTICLWDINATPKEHRVIDAKNIFTGHTAVVEDVAWHLLHESLFGSVADDQKLMIWDTRNNNTSKPSHTVDAHTAEVNCLSFNPYSEFILATGSADKTVALWDLRNLKLKLHSFESHKDEIFQVQWSPHNETILASSGTDRRLHVWDLSKIGEEQSSEDAEDGPPELLFIHGGHTAKISDFSWNPNEPWIICSVSEDNIMQVWQMAENVYNDEEPEIPASELETNTA; from the exons ATGGTGGATCGCAGTGATAATG CGGCGGAATCTTTCGACGATGCCGTCGAGGAGCGTGTGATCAACGAAGAGTACAAGATATGGAAGAAGAATACCCCTTTTCTGTACGATTTGGTCATGACACACGCTCTGGAATGGCCATCCCTGACGGCCCAGTGGCTGCCCGATGTGACCAAGCAGGACGGCAAGGATTACTCGGTGCATCGCCTCATTTTGGGGACACACACATCGGACGAACAGAATCACTTGCTGATCGCCAGCGTCCAGCTGCCCAGCGAAGATGCCCAGTTTGATGGCTCGCACTACGAAAATGAAAAAGGCGAGTTTGGTGGCTTTGGTTCTGTGTGTGGCAAAATAGAGATTGAGATCAAAATCAATCACGAAGGCGAGGTGAACCGTGCTCGTTATATGCCACAGAACGCTTGCGTTATTGCTACCAAAACTCCGTCGAGCGATGTCCTGGTGTTTGACTACACAAAACATCCCAGCAAACCAGAGCCATCCGGTGAATGCCAGCCAGATCTGAGGCTGCGCGGTCACCAGAAAGAGGGCTATGGCCTCTCTTGGAATCCTAACCTGAATG GTTACTTGCTCTCGGCCTCTGATGATCATACCATCTGCTTGTGGGACATTAATGCCACGCCCAAGGAGCATCGCGTGATCGATGCCAAGAATATTTTCACTGGTCACACCGCTGTCGTTGAGGATGTGGCCTGGCATCTGCTACACGAGTCGCTTTTCGGTTCTGTGGCCGACGATCAGAAGCTCATGATCTGGGACACGCGCAACAACAACACCTCAAAGCCATCGCATACCGTCGATGCCCATACGGCCGAAGTCAATTGTCTGAGCTTCAATCCCTATTCGGAGTTCATCTTGGCCACGGGCTCCGCTGACAAGACTGTGGCACTGTGGGATTTGCGTAATCTGAAGCTAAAACTACATTCCTTCGAGTCGCACAAGGACGAGATCTTCCAGGTGCAGTGGTCGCCCCATAACGAGACCATTCTTGCCTCTTCCGGCACCGATCGTCGCTTGCACGTTTGGGATTTGTCGAAAATAGGCGAGGAGCAGAGCTCAGAGGATGCTGAAGATGGACCACCAGAGCTGCTCTTCATTCACGGCGGCCACACGGCCAAGATCAGCGACTTCTCATGGAACCCCAACGAGCCCTGGATCATTTGCTCCGTGTCCGAGGACAACATAATGCAGGTGTGGCAAATGGCAGAGAACGTATACAACGACGAGGAGCCCGAGATACCGGCTTCCGAGTTGGAAACAAACACCGCTTAA
- the LOC108155151 gene encoding protein arginine N-methyltransferase 1 isoform X2 has translation MKEIDSPAKSQAEEALAKEPADPCSDDDDYDDMDDEDDEKDQGEEQTTCLFCPEALPSIGAAIDHLDSSHKVNLSQLQKKFQMDQYSFIKLINYIRVCKISAEQLLSTEQILWDDEKYLKPLEYEPWLCYDYEVLKTETETVTVPELLQRIAEQSKLLQQANEDIERMRNDYKELLQRVHEGDSKDKAAATKDLPRNNLSLDKEYFNSYSHFGIHHEMLSDWVRTNSYRSALLMNSEDVRGKTVLDVGCGTGILSIFASQAGASRIVGIDNSEIVYTAMDIVRKNNVKNVELVKGRLEDTELPEAKYDIIISEWMGYFLLYESMLDSIIYAREHHLNPNGIILPNRCSLSLMGYGNDKLYAEQVEFWSDVYGVNMRDLAKRSIEEPLMQAVDPRYVLTAADQIANFDMMTVDLNYSNFTYEFSLKCTQAGRLSAFVGFFDTFFELPREVMFSTSPYHTTTHWKQTVFFIDQPQEVSWGDVIKGKIISRRNTTDVRALNVEIQVFGKTYKYTVD, from the exons ATGAAAGAGATCGATTCCCCAG CCAAATCCCAGGCGGAGGAAGCACTGGCAAAGGAGCCCGCGGATCCATGCTCCGATGACGATGACTATGATGACATGGATGACGAAGACGATGAAAAGGACCAGGGCGAGGAGCAAACCACTTGTCTCTTCTGCCCAGAGGCCCTCCCCAGCATAGGGGCAGCCATTGACCACCTGGACAGCAGCCACAAAGTTAATCTGTCGCAGCTTCAAAAGAAATTCCAAATGGATCAGTATTCCTTCATCAAGCTAATCAACTACATAAGGGTCTGCAAGATAAGCGCCGAGCAACTGCTGTCGACAGAGCAGATCCTGTGGGACGATGAGAAATATCTGAAGCCCTTGGAGTACGAGCCGTGGCTGTGCTACGACTATGAAGTTCTCAAGACTGAAACAGAGACTGTGACGGTGCCCGAGTTGTTGCAGCGCATTGCAGAGCAATCCAAGCTGCTGCAGCAGGCCAACGAGGACATAGAGCGGATGCGCAACGACTATAAGGAACTGCTGCAGAGGGTCCATGAGGGCGATAGCAAGGATAAGGCCGCCGCCACCAAGGATCTGCCGCGCAATAATCTCTCACTCGATAAGGAATACTTCAACAGCTACTCCCACTTTGGTATCCATCACGAAATGCTCAGCGATTGGGTGCGAACCAACAGCTACCGCTCCGCTTTGCTCATGAATTCGGAGGATGTGCGCGGCAAGACGGTGCTGGATGTGGGCTGCGGTACGGGAATTCTCTCCATATTCGCATCACAGGCGGGCGCCTCTCGCATCGTCGGCATAGACAACTCGGAGATTGTCTACACAGCCATGGACATCGTCAG GAAAAACAATGTAAAGAACGTTGAGCTGGTGAAGGGACGGCTGGAGGACACCGAACTGCCCGAGGCCAAGTACGACATCATCATTTCCGAATGGATGGGCTACTTTTTGCTGTACGAGTCCATGCTGGACAGCATCATCTATGCCCGCGAGCATCATCTTAATCCCAATGGTATCATTCTGCCCAATCGATGCTCGCTTAGCCTGATGGGCTATGGCAATGACAAGCTCTATGCCGAGCAAGTGGAGTTCTGGTCCGATGTGTATGGCGTCAATATGCGCGACCTGGCCAAACGCTCCATCGAAGAGCCGCTTATGCAGGCGGTGGATCCCCGGTACGTTCTGACAGCGGCCGATCAAATAGCCAATTTCGATATGATGACCGTCGATCTAAATTATTCCAACTTTACGTACGAGTTCAGCCTGAAATGCACACAGGCGGGTCGGCTGTCAGCCTTTGTGGGTTTCTTTGATACGTTCTTTGAGCTGCCACGCGAGGTCATGTTCAGCACATCGCCCTATCACACGACCACGCACTGGAAGCAGACTGTGTTCTTCATTGATCAGCCACAGGAAGTGAGCTGGGGCGATGTCATAAAAGGGAAAATCATCTCAAGACGAAACACCACCGATGTCAGGGCCTTGAATGTGGAGATTCAGGTCTTTGGGAAGACCTATAAATACACCGTGGACTAA
- the LOC108155151 gene encoding protein arginine N-methyltransferase 1 isoform X1, which produces MKEIDSPAAKSQAEEALAKEPADPCSDDDDYDDMDDEDDEKDQGEEQTTCLFCPEALPSIGAAIDHLDSSHKVNLSQLQKKFQMDQYSFIKLINYIRVCKISAEQLLSTEQILWDDEKYLKPLEYEPWLCYDYEVLKTETETVTVPELLQRIAEQSKLLQQANEDIERMRNDYKELLQRVHEGDSKDKAAATKDLPRNNLSLDKEYFNSYSHFGIHHEMLSDWVRTNSYRSALLMNSEDVRGKTVLDVGCGTGILSIFASQAGASRIVGIDNSEIVYTAMDIVRKNNVKNVELVKGRLEDTELPEAKYDIIISEWMGYFLLYESMLDSIIYAREHHLNPNGIILPNRCSLSLMGYGNDKLYAEQVEFWSDVYGVNMRDLAKRSIEEPLMQAVDPRYVLTAADQIANFDMMTVDLNYSNFTYEFSLKCTQAGRLSAFVGFFDTFFELPREVMFSTSPYHTTTHWKQTVFFIDQPQEVSWGDVIKGKIISRRNTTDVRALNVEIQVFGKTYKYTVD; this is translated from the exons ATGAAAGAGATCGATTCCCCAG CAGCCAAATCCCAGGCGGAGGAAGCACTGGCAAAGGAGCCCGCGGATCCATGCTCCGATGACGATGACTATGATGACATGGATGACGAAGACGATGAAAAGGACCAGGGCGAGGAGCAAACCACTTGTCTCTTCTGCCCAGAGGCCCTCCCCAGCATAGGGGCAGCCATTGACCACCTGGACAGCAGCCACAAAGTTAATCTGTCGCAGCTTCAAAAGAAATTCCAAATGGATCAGTATTCCTTCATCAAGCTAATCAACTACATAAGGGTCTGCAAGATAAGCGCCGAGCAACTGCTGTCGACAGAGCAGATCCTGTGGGACGATGAGAAATATCTGAAGCCCTTGGAGTACGAGCCGTGGCTGTGCTACGACTATGAAGTTCTCAAGACTGAAACAGAGACTGTGACGGTGCCCGAGTTGTTGCAGCGCATTGCAGAGCAATCCAAGCTGCTGCAGCAGGCCAACGAGGACATAGAGCGGATGCGCAACGACTATAAGGAACTGCTGCAGAGGGTCCATGAGGGCGATAGCAAGGATAAGGCCGCCGCCACCAAGGATCTGCCGCGCAATAATCTCTCACTCGATAAGGAATACTTCAACAGCTACTCCCACTTTGGTATCCATCACGAAATGCTCAGCGATTGGGTGCGAACCAACAGCTACCGCTCCGCTTTGCTCATGAATTCGGAGGATGTGCGCGGCAAGACGGTGCTGGATGTGGGCTGCGGTACGGGAATTCTCTCCATATTCGCATCACAGGCGGGCGCCTCTCGCATCGTCGGCATAGACAACTCGGAGATTGTCTACACAGCCATGGACATCGTCAG GAAAAACAATGTAAAGAACGTTGAGCTGGTGAAGGGACGGCTGGAGGACACCGAACTGCCCGAGGCCAAGTACGACATCATCATTTCCGAATGGATGGGCTACTTTTTGCTGTACGAGTCCATGCTGGACAGCATCATCTATGCCCGCGAGCATCATCTTAATCCCAATGGTATCATTCTGCCCAATCGATGCTCGCTTAGCCTGATGGGCTATGGCAATGACAAGCTCTATGCCGAGCAAGTGGAGTTCTGGTCCGATGTGTATGGCGTCAATATGCGCGACCTGGCCAAACGCTCCATCGAAGAGCCGCTTATGCAGGCGGTGGATCCCCGGTACGTTCTGACAGCGGCCGATCAAATAGCCAATTTCGATATGATGACCGTCGATCTAAATTATTCCAACTTTACGTACGAGTTCAGCCTGAAATGCACACAGGCGGGTCGGCTGTCAGCCTTTGTGGGTTTCTTTGATACGTTCTTTGAGCTGCCACGCGAGGTCATGTTCAGCACATCGCCCTATCACACGACCACGCACTGGAAGCAGACTGTGTTCTTCATTGATCAGCCACAGGAAGTGAGCTGGGGCGATGTCATAAAAGGGAAAATCATCTCAAGACGAAACACCACCGATGTCAGGGCCTTGAATGTGGAGATTCAGGTCTTTGGGAAGACCTATAAATACACCGTGGACTAA